The following DNA comes from Sinorhizobium mexicanum.
GGCCCGGTCAATGAGACCGAGGGTTTCGCGGACATTGTGGTCGGTAATGAGCACGCCAATGCCGCGCGAGGTCAGGTGTCGCACGAGTGCCTGGATGTCGGCGACCGAGATCGGATCGACGCCTGCGAAGGGCTCGTCGAGCAGCATGAAGGTCGGATCGGTGGCAAGCGCCCGTGCGATTTCCAGGCGTCGACGCTCGCCGCCCGACAGCGCGATGGCTGGCGATTTGCGTAGGTGCGTGATCGAAAATTCGCCGAGCAGATCGTTGAGCTTGCTTTCGCGTCGGTCGAAGTTCTTGTCGTGGATCTCCAGCACTGCGCGGATGTTCTCCTCGACGGTCAGGCCGCGGAAGATCGAGGCTTCCTGCGGCAGATAGCCGACGCCGAGACGGGCTCGGCGGTACATCGGCATCGTCGTGACGTCGTTGCCGTTGATCTCGATCGAGCCCTCGTCGACCGGCACCAGGCCGGTAATCATGTAGAAGCAGGTGGTCTTGCCGGCGCCGTTCGGACCGAGCAGTCCGACGGCCTCGCCGCGGCGCACGACGAGCGAGACCCCGTTGACGACGCAGCGCGACCGATAGGATTTCGTCAAGCCGCGGGCGATCAGCGTGCCGTCGTAGCGTGCCTTGTCGACCGCATGAACGGCGCTGAGGCCCGCCGACGGCTTTTTGACCCGTTTGCGTTTGTGAAGAAAAGGAATCTGCACGAGCGGTCTACGTCAGTTCTGCTTGCGGGACTGCGGGTCAAGTTGAATCTGCACGCGGCCGCCGCAGGCCTCGAGCTGGGCTTGCCCGGTGTCCATCTGGACGTTGAGCTGGCAGCCGACGAAAACGTTCTTGCCTTCGGAAAGCACGACCTTATCGCCCTTGAGGACGAGCGTCTGCTCAGTAAGGTTGAACGAGCCGCTGTCGGCGGTCGCCTGCTGGGTTCCGGAATTGAGGAACACGCGGTTGCTGACTTCGATCCGGTCGATATCGGCGTTGCCGCTCGACACCGTGGCGCCCTCGGTCGTCTTGTAAAAGACGGTCATGCTGCCCGCTTGCAGCGTGGTCGTGCCTTGGACGACCTTCACGTTGCCGGTGAAGATCGCCTTGCTCTCGGGATCCTTGATCTCAAGCTTGTCGCTCTCGATCTGGATCGGTTTGTCGTTCGAAAGCTGAAGGCCTCTCATCCGGCTGGAGGTGGCCTGTGCCGAAGCGCTGGTAACAATCATCAACGCACCGAGCCCGACAACCGCGAGACTGGTTGAAATTCTAAAAAAAACAGCAGGTTTGACCGACATGGGTGCACCAGGTCCTATTTTGCGTTCTTGCGGATGGCGCTCGGGTCGACATTGACCTTCACCATGCCCTCAAATGTTACAATACGTCCCTTATCTGTCATTCGCAGCGTCTGCGCAATGATCGAACCGCCGTTCATACTGATCGCGATCGGGCGCTTCGTTTCCATCTCGCCGGCATTGATGTCCAGATAGGCCGACTGAAAATCGGCGTTGACGCCATTATTCATGGAAATGGTGAACGGTGCGTTCATATCGAGCGTGTTGGCGCCGCGATCGTAAATGCCGCTTGCCGCATCCACCGTGGCGATCAACGTGTCGTTCACCGGCATCTCGGCGTGAATGGTTTCGAGCGTGATGAGGTCCGGGTTGGCGATGTCCTGCAACGCACGCTGCGCTTTCATGGAATAGCTGATGTCCTGCTTGTTGCGACCGGAAATCGCAGGATTCTGCATGACGATCTTGCCGTTCTCGATCGTTGCCGTCTCGAGTTGCAGCTCTTCCGGCAGGAAGGCGCGCACGAAGGAGACGGCCACGAAGATCATGGCGATCACGCTGGCGACAAGCGGTAATATGACCTTGAGGCGTCTCACCCGCGCGGAGTGCCGCGCCGCCGAAGCGTAGGCATCGGAGGAACTCGCGCCAGAATCGGCAAAGATTCCGGGGAAGCGTGCTTCGTTCAGCATGGAGAGGCCTGTCAGTTCCCTTGAGTCTCGGCGGATCAGGAGCATCCGCATTTACATACAACGGTGTAAGTCACGGCGAATATGGTTATTTTCTTGCCGTCCGACAATGGAGCGACAAAAACTTTGAAAGGCTGCGAAAAAAACGGTTGCGGCTTTTAACGGCCATCAACCGCCGCTATCTAATTTGCCGCGGCTCGCGCAGATAGCATGTTCCGTCGGAAACTGACAGAACCTCGAGCCAGGAAAACTCGAGCCAAGAAAACGGGAGAGACCCATGGACGAACTTGCCATAGCCGATCGTCGCAGCCTGCGTCGCAAGCTGAGCTTCTGGCGTTGGGCCGCTGCCGTAATCCTCGTGGGCGTGGGCCTCGTGCTGTATGCCTTCTCGGGCTGGAGCGAGGTGACCGGGCGCGCGCGCCACCACGTTGCGCGCGTTGCCGTCTCTGGCCTGATCCAGGACGACCGGGAGCTGGTCGAGCGGCTGGAACGCATCGCCGACAACGATTCAGTCAAGGCGCTCATCGTGACCATCTCGTCGCCGGGCGGCACGACCTATGGCGGCGAGGTCATCTACAAGGCGATCCGCAAGGTCGCCGCGAAGAAACCGGTCGTCTCGGATGTCCGCACGCTCGCCGCTTCGGCCGGATACATGATCGCGCTTGCCGGTGACCACATCGTCGCCGGAGAGACGTCCATCACCGGCTCGATCGGTGTGATCTTCCAGTACCCGCAGGTCAAGGCCCTGATGGACAAGCTCGGTGTGTCGCTCGAGTCGATAAAATCGCGACCTCTCAAGGCCGAACCTTCTCCCTTCCACCCGCCGAGCGACGAGGCGAGGGCGATGATCCAGGCGATGATCGACGACAGCTACGGCTGGTTCGTCGACCTGGTGGCCGAGCGACGCAAGATCCCGCGGCCGGACGCGCTCGCCCTTGCCGATGGCCGCATCTTCACCGGGCGGCAGGCGCTGAAGGACAGGCTCGTCGACACACTCGGCGGCGACGACGAGATCAGGGCCTTCCTCGCCAGCCGCAACGTCCCGAAGGGCCTACCGGTGGTGGACTGGGAGGGGCCGCGCGGAACATTGCCTTTCGGCCTCGGCGGCGCCGTCTCCGAGTGGATCAAGGCTTTGGGATATGACGCTTTTCCGGCGATGAAGGGACTCGAAAAAATCGGCGGCGAGAAGTTGTTTCTTGACGGTCTTCTTTCGGTTTGGCAGGTTGAGGGACAATAGGGAGACGGCGCCATATGTTGTCCTGAGCCGGAGGCTCGTTTGGCTCAGAGCGAGCGTTGTGGCGCCTGTTGAAGCCACGAAACAGACAGAAAAAGCAAAAAACCAAGGGGGCGACAGTGATCAAATCAGAACTGGTGCAGATTGTGGCCGCACGCAATCCGCATCTCTACCACCGCGACGTCGAAAATATCGTCAATGCGGTTCTTGATGAGATCACGGATGCACTGGCGGCAGGAAATCGTGTCGAGTTGCGCGGCTTCGGCGCATTCTCGGTCAAGAACAGGCCGTCGCGCTCGGGTCGCAATCCGCGCACGGGCGACTCCGTCTTCGTCGAGGAGAAATGGGTGCCCTTCTTCAAGACCGGCAAGGAACTGCGCGAGCGGCTCAATCCCGGCATGAACGGCAACGACGACGACTAGATCGTCTCGCTTTCAAATGAAAGCGCTGGAGTGTTCTTTGCGTTCACAGAACGCACCGTGCTCTAGAGCGATCCGCTTTCAAGTGGACTCACTGAAAGCGGATAAGATGCTCTAGAATCAAAGTGCTAGAGCGTCCTGTGCGTTCACTTGAACGCACGGCGCTCTAGATCGCGATAATTTCGGATCGATGGAGCGGGTGTAGTCTTTCCGGCGCACGAGAAAGGCTCCAAATCCTTGAACGTGGGCGTCGTGCCTTGCGAAAATCATCGCGGGTTTCGGGCCGATGCAACAGCCGGAGCGAATGCATGCTCAAGAAACTGATCAATATCGTTGTGCTCGTGCCCCTGGGGATCATCCTTATCGTACTGAGCGTTGCCAATCGTCAGGCGGTGACCCTGGCGTTCAATCCTTTCAATCCGGCCGACAGCGTGCTTTCCGTTTCGGCTCCATTTTTTGTGTTCCTGTTTCTCGCCGTCATCGTCGGGCTGATTCTCGGAGCCGGGGTGACCTGGCTCAGCCAGGGAAAATACCGTCGCCGTGCCCGCAACGAGGCGAGCGAGGCACTGAAGTGGCATCGTGAGGCGGAAAAGCACCGCAGCCAGGCCGAAAAGCTGGCATCGCAGACAACACTGCCTGCGCCGCAGAACTGATCCATCGTGTTTCGTATTGCGCGTGGCCGGCTTGTCTAGCTTGCCGCTTCCGCCGACCCGCTGACTGCCAGGTTGAAATCCGCAAAGAATTGTTGCGCCAGCTTCTTCGATGTCGAATCGATCAGGCGCGACCCGAGCTGGGCGATTTTGCCGCCGACCTCGGCCTTGACGTCATAGCGCAGCACCGTCTCATCGCCCTCCTCGACAAGCGTGACATCTGCGCCACCCTTGGCAAAACCGGCGATGCCGCCCTTGCCTTCGCCCGATATCGTATAGCTCTGAGGCGGATTGAGGTTGGAAAGCACGACGGTGCCATTGAAGGTCGCAGAAACGGGTCCGATCTTCACCTTGACCACGGCCGTCAGCTCCGTTGGCGATTTCATTTCGAGCGACTGGCAGCCCGGAATGCATCGCTTCAGGATTTCCGGATCATTCAAGTATTGCCAAACGGCGTCGCGCCGCGCCGCGATGCGTTCTTCGCCCGTCATGTCCATGCCTGTTCCTCCCGTCCTGCTCCAGCCTTCGATCTTGGCAAATCGGAAACGGCTTTGCCAAGAGCATCGGC
Coding sequences within:
- the sppA gene encoding signal peptide peptidase SppA; translated protein: MDELAIADRRSLRRKLSFWRWAAAVILVGVGLVLYAFSGWSEVTGRARHHVARVAVSGLIQDDRELVERLERIADNDSVKALIVTISSPGGTTYGGEVIYKAIRKVAAKKPVVSDVRTLAASAGYMIALAGDHIVAGETSITGSIGVIFQYPQVKALMDKLGVSLESIKSRPLKAEPSPFHPPSDEARAMIQAMIDDSYGWFVDLVAERRKIPRPDALALADGRIFTGRQALKDRLVDTLGGDDEIRAFLASRNVPKGLPVVDWEGPRGTLPFGLGGAVSEWIKALGYDAFPAMKGLEKIGGEKLFLDGLLSVWQVEGQ
- a CDS encoding integration host factor subunit beta, with translation MIKSELVQIVAARNPHLYHRDVENIVNAVLDEITDALAAGNRVELRGFGAFSVKNRPSRSGRNPRTGDSVFVEEKWVPFFKTGKELRERLNPGMNGNDDD
- a CDS encoding SRPBCC family protein, which translates into the protein MDMTGEERIAARRDAVWQYLNDPEILKRCIPGCQSLEMKSPTELTAVVKVKIGPVSATFNGTVVLSNLNPPQSYTISGEGKGGIAGFAKGGADVTLVEEGDETVLRYDVKAEVGGKIAQLGSRLIDSTSKKLAQQFFADFNLAVSGSAEAAS
- a CDS encoding DUF1049 domain-containing protein — encoded protein: MLKKLINIVVLVPLGIILIVLSVANRQAVTLAFNPFNPADSVLSVSAPFFVFLFLAVIVGLILGAGVTWLSQGKYRRRARNEASEALKWHREAEKHRSQAEKLASQTTLPAPQN
- the lptC gene encoding LPS export ABC transporter periplasmic protein LptC, yielding MLNEARFPGIFADSGASSSDAYASAARHSARVRRLKVILPLVASVIAMIFVAVSFVRAFLPEELQLETATIENGKIVMQNPAISGRNKQDISYSMKAQRALQDIANPDLITLETIHAEMPVNDTLIATVDAASGIYDRGANTLDMNAPFTISMNNGVNADFQSAYLDINAGEMETKRPIAISMNGGSIIAQTLRMTDKGRIVTFEGMVKVNVDPSAIRKNAK
- the lptB gene encoding LPS export ABC transporter ATP-binding protein — translated: MQIPFLHKRKRVKKPSAGLSAVHAVDKARYDGTLIARGLTKSYRSRCVVNGVSLVVRRGEAVGLLGPNGAGKTTCFYMITGLVPVDEGSIEINGNDVTTMPMYRRARLGVGYLPQEASIFRGLTVEENIRAVLEIHDKNFDRRESKLNDLLGEFSITHLRKSPAIALSGGERRRLEIARALATDPTFMLLDEPFAGVDPISVADIQALVRHLTSRGIGVLITDHNVRETLGLIDRAYIIHAGEVLTHGRANDIVTNPDVRRLYLGDNFSL
- a CDS encoding LptA/OstA family protein is translated as MSVKPAVFFRISTSLAVVGLGALMIVTSASAQATSSRMRGLQLSNDKPIQIESDKLEIKDPESKAIFTGNVKVVQGTTTLQAGSMTVFYKTTEGATVSSGNADIDRIEVSNRVFLNSGTQQATADSGSFNLTEQTLVLKGDKVVLSEGKNVFVGCQLNVQMDTGQAQLEACGGRVQIQLDPQSRKQN